In the Euphorbia lathyris chromosome 5, ddEupLath1.1, whole genome shotgun sequence genome, one interval contains:
- the LOC136231124 gene encoding photosynthetic NDH subunit of lumenal location 4, chloroplastic, producing MAFSASAISSPTNLFTIHTPTSRSKPPFSCLSCSSLDKHPNLSSNSFSTTKKRILNVGLGLLAASFLTFAPLEANATRIEYYATVADPLCDFNFVRSGLGYCDLSAGSGVEAPYGELINVHYTARFADGRVFDSSYKRGRPLTMRIGVGKVIRGLDQGIFGGEGVPPMQVGGKRKLQIPPQLAYGPEPAGCFSGDCNIPGNATLVYDINFVGIYSGNRKQ from the exons ATGGCATTCTCCGCTTCTGCCATTTCTTCCCCTACAAACCTTTTTACAATTCATACACCCACTTCCCGCTCTAAACCCCCATTTTCTTGTTTATCCTGTTCATCACTTGATAAACACCCAAATCTCTCTTCCAATTCATTTTCCACAACAAAGAAGCGCATACTTAATGTGGGTTTGGGGCTTCTAGCAGCTTCTTTTCTTACTTTTGCACCATTGGAAGCTAATGCCACCAGGATCGAGTACTATGCCACTGTTGCGGATCCTTTATGTGACTTCAACTTTGTCCGCTCTGGCCTCGGCTATTGTGATCTTTCTGCTGGTTCCGGTGTGGAAGCTCCTTACGGCGAGCTTATTAAT GTGCATTATACTGCAAGATTTGCAGATGGTAGAGTCTTTGACAGCAGCTATAAACGGGGTAGACCTCTCACCATGCGCATTGGTGTTGGCAAG GTCATTAGGGGATTGGATCAGGGGATTTTTGGTGGTGAAGGAGTACCACCAATGCAAGTAG GAGGGAAACGTAAACTTCAGATTCCGCCACAGTTAGCATATGGGCCAGAACCTGCAGGATGCTTTTCAG GTGACTGCAATATCCCTGGCAATGCAACGCTTGTGTATGATATCAATTTTGTTGGCATCTACTCAGGAAATAGAAAACAATGA